The sequence GATTTGCCGGACGAAAGCCGCAAAGCTCGGTGTGGTTGATCGGTGTGAGTTTCACGAAGACTACCTCAACACCTATTCAGCCACCCAACCGTTTGACGCCGCAACATCGTTGTTGGTATCGCAGTTCCTCTTGGATCGTGATGCCAGAATTGACTACTTCCGGCAGATCGCCCAACGCCTTCGTCCCGGTGGCCTCTTGGTGACCTCGGACTTGGCTTCCGACACCAACTCGGCAGAATACGAACGTCTGCTGCAAATCTGGATGCGCACGCTTCGATCTGGTGGAGTAGCCCGGGAAGCCACGGAGAAAATGCGCGACGCCTACCAAAAAGATGTGGGCGTACTTCCTCCGACGGAAGTCGCCCACATGATCTCTACGGCAGGATTTACATTGCCGACCTGCTTCTACCAGGCCGGCTTAATTCATGCTTGGCATGCCGTACGTAGCTAAAAGCGAAACAAGCTTTATGGCCGCTACTGTAGCTCTGTCCGCATTTGATCAAGCTTGGACCGTAGTTCTTTCAGCTTGTTAGCATGCTGCGGGTCTTCCGCAAGATTGGTCGTCTCATTCGGATCGTTTTTCAGATCGAACAATTGTTCCAGCTTGGGTTCGGTCTTCTCGTAAACAATGTACTTCCAATCCTGAGTACGAACGCCTTCACTTTGCGGAATGGTCGCATGGGGGAATAGGTGTTCGTACAGGAACTCCGTTCGCCAAGGCTCGGTTTGCTTTCCTTCCACCAAAGGTTTAAGACTGCGCCCCTGCATAACCGAGGGCACCTTGACGCCGCCGAAATCTAAAAGAGTTGGGGCAATATCGACGTTCAACACCATCTCGTTCAGGTGACGACCACGCAGCGACTGAGGAAGTCGCGGATCATAAATGATCAGCGGGATCCGAATCGATGGATCGTACATCAGCCACTTGCCGGCCAGGCCATGTTCCCCCAAAAAGAATCCATGGTCGGAGGTGTACAGAATCACGGTGTTTTCAGCCAGCTTCTTTTCCTGCAATTTGGCAACCATCGCTCCGACAAAATCGTCGACACCGGTCAAGAGCCGATAGTAATCTTTGACGTTCTTCTGCAGCATCTCGTCTCCATCGAAACGTCGCTGCCAACGAATTCGAGACTCACCTCCTTGCAGTTGCTGAGGTAGCTTGGCATAGGCCGCGTCGTTGGCTGTCTCGGCAGGGGTGATTCTATCTTCTGCGTAATAGTCAGCGTATTTGGGGGCGTGACGAAATTGCCAGCCAGGGCCATCTTGGCAATGTGCGGCCTTAAAGCTGACCTGCAAACAGAACGGCTGATCCGCCTTGCAAGTGTCGAGAAACTCGAGTGTTTGATTCTCCAGCCGCTGAGTCATGTGGGGGTGGCCCTCCTCGAAATACTCTCCTTGACCACCAAAACCTTTCCAGTAGTCGTACTGGTCGATCGGCAGCTTATTCCCCACGCCCCACTTTCCAATGAATGCCGTTCGATACCCGGCCGCACGAAGCAGGGCAGGGAACGATTGCTGATAGGCTTCCGGCGTGAGGACTGTGCGGAAGTCGACTACCCCATGCCGCCGAGCGTACTGCCCGGTCAAGAACGTCGCCCGGCTCGTCGCACAAATGGCCGTCGTGGCAAAAGCGTTGTCGAACGTTACCCCTTCCGCAGCCAGTTTGTCGATGTTAGGTGTTTTAATCACAGGGTTGCCCATGCACCCCAGTGCATCGAAACGCTGATCGTCGGTCAGCAGTAAAATCAAATTCGGACGCTCGGCAGCCGACAGTCGGTTCGTTGCCGAGAAAAGAAGTACCGCCAGAGAAAACACAAGTAACAGAGTTCGGTTTCGCATGATAGGCAATGAGCTTGAGGGGAAAGGGAAGCAGGGGAGGGTAATCGAGAGTTGAAAAGTTCTTCAATTCGGCTCGAATCAATTGAGCCTTGCAACTGCCGCTGCGATAATATGAATGCCTGCGTCCGCCAACCAGCACGAACCATCAGGCGTGCGTTTCCGCGGTTCGCCCCAATCATGCCGGTTGCGTCGACATCCATAACAGATTGCTTTCTCTCAGCTTTGTCGAGAACGGGTCTGAAATCAAGTTGGATTCCGTCACATCAAATCGACCTCCCCCCCACAAGCGGAAACTCGCTCGACCGCTTGTGCTGGTCGCTTGCGCGCTGACTGGCGGGGTGTTGGTTGATGCTTTGGTTGATTTACCACTAACAGGATGGCTTGTCGCGTTTGGGCTCCTGCTTGCCGGTTGGTTGCTGCTGTGGATTTCCCAGCGCGATGCGATGGGCAGCTTAACGTTGCTACTCGCGGTGGCCTCGCTGGGCGGTCTTTGGCATCACATCTACTGGAATCTCGACCGCTCGACCGACCTCAGCTTATCCCTCAACTCGCAGAAGCAGCCGATCGCGTTGCAAGGTAAGGTGACCGATTACCCACGTTTCTTACCGGCTCAAACCGACCGGTCTCCTTACGAATTCAAGCTGCCCAATCAGTGGAAAGTTCCCTTCCGCGTCACCAAGGTCCGCAGTGGCACAACCTGGGTGCCGGCCAGCGGCGAGACCGAGATTTATGTCTCGGGAGACGAACTATCGGTTGGGCCAGGAGAGTCCATTATCGTCTTTGCTCAAGCGATGCAGCCGGAAGCGGCCTTGAACCCTGGCGAGTTCGATTTCGCGAACTGGTCGCGCGGGCAAGGGCACCGCATTTTGCTGCGATGCAATTTTCCCGAATGTCTTCAGCCAACCGGCCAACCTCTTTCAAAATCGCTTGGGTCGCCGATTCTCGCCTGGCGGCAATTTATCGACAGTAAACTCACCGCAGCCGTTCCCCCCAAACTAGACGGCCTGGCTGAAACGATTTTCTTAGGACGACGCGAGCGCTTGGCAGACGCAACCGACGAGGCATTTCGCCAGACAGGTACCGTCCACTTGCTGGCTCTCTCTGGGCTTCATCTCGGCATCTTGGCATTTCTGGCCTACCAGCTGCTGCGTTGGATTCCTGCTCCTGTTTGGTTTCCAGGGCTGGCCCTGCTACTACTAACATGCGCCTATGTCCTGCTGGTCGACACCAGGCCGCCTATCGTGCGAGCTTCGATTTTGGTTAGCACCTTTTGCGTTGCCACCATCCTTTTCCGGCGGCATACCTTCTGGAACTCGCTGGCATTGGCCTGGATTGCGGTCATTGGTTGGAACCCGACAGAGATCTTTCAGGCGGGAACGCAATTGTCGTTTGTCGCGGTGGCCACCTTAGCCTGGTTAGCCAATCTACAGCATCGCTCTCGTCCGATTGATCCACTGAAAAAACTAATCGCGGAAACCAGGCCCTGGCCAGTCAAGCTACTCAAGGCAACCGGACGCACGATCGGGATGGCCCTATTGGCATCGCTGGCAGTTTGGTTGGTCACTTTACCCCTGGTGCTCATTCACTTCCATACAGCCTCCCCCTGGGCCATTATCCTTTCACCAATCTTGGGCGTGCTGATGTCGTTCGCCCTGTTCGGTCTGGTGTTTCTAGTGGGGACGAGCATCGCCGTTCCGGTGATCGCTCCCTTTTTCTCCCAGTTACTTACCTTGCCCCTGGTAGGACTCGAACAAATTGTCACGCTCACGCAACAACATGCCAAGCTCACGTTCTGGACTGCTGGGCCTTCTCAGGGGTGGGTTATTGGGTTCTATCTTCTGTTAACGGGATTGGGCTTCCTGATCGCCTGTCGGAGGTTTCCTCGCCGCTGGGGCGTCGCCCTGGTTGCCGTTTGGTTGGCCGTGGGCTTCGGGCAGGGAATTGTTCACTCGCAAAAATCCCAAGCCCGGCAAGAAGTGATCTGCACCTTTGTCAGTGTCGGCCACGGAACTTGTGCCTTGGTGGAATTGCCTGGTGGACAGAACCTTCTGTACGATTGCGGACGTCTCGGTTCGCCTCGTCGGGCTACGCAGTCTCTCTCGGCTGTACTGTGGAATAAAGGAATCTCACATCTTGAAGCAATCATTATTTCGCACGACGATGCCGACCACTTCAACGGACTCCCTGGCATCCTAGAGCGATTCTCGGTTGGCACGGTTTATTGCTCCGAGTTGATGCTAAAGACGCCTGGTCACTTGGCAGAAACGTTGTTGACCGAAATCCAGCAGCGTCAAATTCCCGTCCGTCCACTTTCCGCCGGCCAGCGTCTGAAAACCATGCCGGACGTTCAACTACTGGTCCTGCACCCAACCCGCAAAGGC comes from Bremerella cremea and encodes:
- a CDS encoding class I SAM-dependent methyltransferase, with translation MPQNDPKKIFNQACALGYDRQWAEMAPFRDAIHLLIRGIFLDLPQASRILCVGAGTGEETLYLAQQFPDFQFVAVEPSPHMLQICRTKAAKLGVVDRCEFHEDYLNTYSATQPFDAATSLLVSQFLLDRDARIDYFRQIAQRLRPGGLLVTSDLASDTNSAEYERLLQIWMRTLRSGGVAREATEKMRDAYQKDVGVLPPTEVAHMISTAGFTLPTCFYQAGLIHAWHAVRS
- a CDS encoding sulfatase family protein, coding for MRNRTLLLVFSLAVLLFSATNRLSAAERPNLILLLTDDQRFDALGCMGNPVIKTPNIDKLAAEGVTFDNAFATTAICATSRATFLTGQYARRHGVVDFRTVLTPEAYQQSFPALLRAAGYRTAFIGKWGVGNKLPIDQYDYWKGFGGQGEYFEEGHPHMTQRLENQTLEFLDTCKADQPFCLQVSFKAAHCQDGPGWQFRHAPKYADYYAEDRITPAETANDAAYAKLPQQLQGGESRIRWQRRFDGDEMLQKNVKDYYRLLTGVDDFVGAMVAKLQEKKLAENTVILYTSDHGFFLGEHGLAGKWLMYDPSIRIPLIIYDPRLPQSLRGRHLNEMVLNVDIAPTLLDFGGVKVPSVMQGRSLKPLVEGKQTEPWRTEFLYEHLFPHATIPQSEGVRTQDWKYIVYEKTEPKLEQLFDLKNDPNETTNLAEDPQHANKLKELRSKLDQMRTELQ
- a CDS encoding ComEC/Rec2 family competence protein yields the protein MLVACALTGGVLVDALVDLPLTGWLVAFGLLLAGWLLLWISQRDAMGSLTLLLAVASLGGLWHHIYWNLDRSTDLSLSLNSQKQPIALQGKVTDYPRFLPAQTDRSPYEFKLPNQWKVPFRVTKVRSGTTWVPASGETEIYVSGDELSVGPGESIIVFAQAMQPEAALNPGEFDFANWSRGQGHRILLRCNFPECLQPTGQPLSKSLGSPILAWRQFIDSKLTAAVPPKLDGLAETIFLGRRERLADATDEAFRQTGTVHLLALSGLHLGILAFLAYQLLRWIPAPVWFPGLALLLLTCAYVLLVDTRPPIVRASILVSTFCVATILFRRHTFWNSLALAWIAVIGWNPTEIFQAGTQLSFVAVATLAWLANLQHRSRPIDPLKKLIAETRPWPVKLLKATGRTIGMALLASLAVWLVTLPLVLIHFHTASPWAIILSPILGVLMSFALFGLVFLVGTSIAVPVIAPFFSQLLTLPLVGLEQIVTLTQQHAKLTFWTAGPSQGWVIGFYLLLTGLGFLIACRRFPRRWGVALVAVWLAVGFGQGIVHSQKSQARQEVICTFVSVGHGTCALVELPGGQNLLYDCGRLGSPRRATQSLSAVLWNKGISHLEAIIISHDDADHFNGLPGILERFSVGTVYCSELMLKTPGHLAETLLTEIQQRQIPVRPLSAGQRLKTMPDVQLLVLHPTRKGVLGRDNANSLVLLIEYQGRRILLPGDLESPGTEAVVLEQPINCDVVMAPHHGSRGSNPEQFYAWCQPQWIVVSSGSPAIQSLPAEQGTRHWLNTASLGQIEIRLRPSGLSPVVQSLHPSPPKRQD